The following proteins are encoded in a genomic region of Candidatus Zixiibacteriota bacterium:
- a CDS encoding glycosyltransferase: MTADNKYDFLVTTIVPAMNEEGNIEQFCRLFHEMDQAAPFDNELVIIDDGSTDGTLDKIKEAGRKFGFVRYESHGRNLGLTEALLTGFGLARGDVFVFYPADLQFLPEDIPKLVAKIADGADLCAGWKQGNYQKPFVSGVYNRLSRKLFGLKIHDLNSCKAFRREVVEEVFLRRDWHRYLVPLAADKGFRIEEAKVTLHERNWGASKFGSIWRIPIGVLDLLAVKFQITFLRKPLLFFGSIGSILVILGLVVGLVAIYLRLDGEGYRPLLYLVMLLVGIGSALFLMGFMAEGQVAVKDEMSDLRKKMMRLMRYDKPGGGTDNH, from the coding sequence GTGACGGCTGACAATAAATACGATTTCCTGGTAACGACAATTGTGCCGGCCATGAACGAAGAAGGCAATATCGAACAGTTTTGCCGGTTGTTTCATGAAATGGACCAGGCGGCTCCGTTTGATAACGAATTGGTAATAATCGATGACGGCTCGACCGACGGAACACTGGATAAGATCAAAGAGGCCGGGCGGAAGTTCGGTTTTGTGCGGTACGAATCGCATGGGCGCAACTTGGGCCTGACCGAGGCGCTGTTGACCGGATTTGGCCTGGCTCGGGGTGATGTGTTCGTATTCTACCCGGCCGATCTTCAGTTTCTGCCTGAGGACATTCCCAAGCTGGTCGCCAAAATCGCCGACGGGGCCGATTTGTGTGCCGGATGGAAACAGGGCAACTACCAGAAACCATTCGTCTCGGGGGTCTACAATAGACTGTCACGAAAGCTCTTTGGACTGAAAATACATGACCTTAATTCATGCAAAGCGTTCAGGCGGGAAGTGGTTGAAGAAGTGTTCCTGCGGCGTGACTGGCACCGTTACCTGGTGCCCCTGGCCGCCGACAAAGGCTTTCGTATAGAGGAGGCAAAGGTGACCCTGCACGAACGAAACTGGGGCGCCTCCAAATTCGGTTCCATCTGGCGCATACCCATCGGAGTGCTTGACCTGCTGGCCGTGAAATTCCAGATCACCTTCTTGCGCAAACCCCTTTTGTTCTTCGGCTCAATAGGTTCCATCCTGGTGATTCTGGGACTGGTGGTCGGACTGGTGGCCATTTACCTGAGACTGGACGGAGAAGGCTATCGACCCCTGTTGTACCTTGTCATGTTACTGGTTGGAATCGGCTCAGCGTTATTCCTGATGGGTTTCATGGCCGAAGGACAGGTTGCGGTCAAAGATGAGATGTCCGACTTGCGCAAAAAGATGATGCGGCTCATGCGCTATGACAAACCAGGTGGCGGTACTGATAACCACTAA
- a CDS encoding flippase-like domain-containing protein — MTFKKTVGTILKIALTLVVVYFVYHQVNSNWTDIKEYQWQIDYWTLLLSVLVGLGTFVIMSSNWQRLILGFGHKVSLTKSFRIFYLSDMGRYIPGKIWPLLGILYLTKKEGIPPEQATASFVLVQMFAIPASLLVFVVALQLEPGLLVDQVAVLGATSTYLLTAVWIALSALLVLWPQRLLRMGNAVLRRLSRPQVHFALDKKVALRLFVGYAVGWFCYGIAFYLFVMSVIPQADLSLIAAAGIFNAAYQIGYLTLFAPGGLGPREMVMGFMLAPFLGPIAPLVPVLARLWAILIEVTAALIALCIRK, encoded by the coding sequence ATGACCTTCAAGAAAACAGTCGGTACCATTCTCAAGATAGCCCTGACCCTGGTGGTTGTGTATTTTGTCTATCATCAAGTAAACAGTAACTGGACTGACATCAAAGAGTACCAGTGGCAGATCGACTACTGGACGCTCCTGCTTTCGGTCTTGGTCGGTCTCGGCACTTTCGTTATTATGTCCTCCAACTGGCAACGATTGATCCTCGGTTTTGGCCACAAAGTGTCACTGACCAAATCGTTTCGGATTTTCTACCTGTCCGATATGGGTAGGTACATTCCGGGGAAAATCTGGCCGCTCTTGGGTATTCTCTACCTGACCAAAAAAGAAGGCATCCCTCCCGAACAAGCAACGGCTTCGTTTGTGTTGGTTCAGATGTTCGCCATCCCGGCCTCTTTGTTGGTATTCGTGGTCGCTCTACAGTTGGAGCCGGGATTATTGGTCGACCAGGTGGCCGTGCTGGGCGCCACCAGCACCTATCTGCTCACCGCTGTTTGGATTGCATTGTCGGCGCTGTTGGTGCTCTGGCCGCAGCGACTGTTGAGGATGGGTAATGCTGTTTTGCGACGGCTCTCACGACCCCAGGTGCACTTTGCGCTGGACAAAAAGGTTGCCCTCAGACTGTTCGTTGGTTATGCTGTCGGCTGGTTTTGTTACGGTATCGCCTTCTATCTCTTTGTTATGTCGGTGATACCTCAGGCCGATCTGTCGCTGATTGCCGCGGCGGGGATTTTCAACGCCGCCTACCAGATCGGTTATCTGACATTGTTTGCTCCGGGTGGTCTCGGTCCCCGCGAGATGGTCATGGGTTTTATGTTGGCGCCTTTTCTGGGACCGATTGCTCCCCTGGTGCCCGTTTTGGCCCGGTTGTGGGCTATCCTGATCGAAGTCACAGCGGCCCTGATCGCCCTGTGTATAAGAAAGTAA